In Naumovozyma castellii chromosome 1, complete genome, one DNA window encodes the following:
- the MTR4 gene encoding ATP-dependent RNA helicase MTR4 (ancestral locus Anc_1.332), translating into MDSNDLFDVFDEAPADIPLINENEDDKPLVETTEVAKKHSLSDNEAEPEKEVKKKSKGHSLEKKEKSQVVPVVADSFEQEASREVDASTGLTNSATTQVEEDGKVKLSHQVRHQVALPPNYDYTPIADHKRVNEARTYPFTLDPFQDTAISCIDRGESVLVSAHTSAGKTVVAEYAIAQSLREKQRVIYTSPIKALSNQKYRELLAEFGDVGLMTGDITINPDAGCLVMTTEILRSMLYRGSEVMREVAWVVFDEVHYMRDKERGVVWEETIILLPDKVRYVFLSATIPNAMEFAEWICKIHTQPCHIVYTNFRPTPLQHYLFPAHGDGIYLVVDEKSTFREENFQKAMASISTQEGDDPNSINSRGKKGQTFKGGAAKGDAKGDIYKIVKMIWKKKYNPVIVFSFSKRDCEELALKMSKLDFNSEDEKEALTKIFNNAIALLPETDRELPQIKHILPLLRRGIGIHHSGLLPILKEVIEILFQEGFLKVLFATETFSIGLNMPAKTVVFTSVRKWDGQQFRWVSGGEYIQMSGRAGRRGLDDRGIVIMMIDEKMEPQVAKGMVKGQADRLDSAFHLGYNMILNLMRVEGISPEFMLEHSFYQFQNVISVPIMEKKIVELNKEIEDIQVDDEENVKDYYEVRQTLDNYNEDVRHIITHPANILSFLQPGRLIEVSVGKQYYGWAAVVDFVKRMNKRNPSAEFTDHESYIVNVVVNTMYVDSPLNLLKPFNPEFPEGIRPAEDGEQAVSAIIPITLDSIRAVGNLRLFMPKDVKAGNQKETVGKSLKEVGRRFPDGVPLIDPIKNMKIEDTDFLKLMKKIEVLESKLFANPLAQSVRLSELYEKYSKKHALIHDTKQLKQKINESQAVIQLDDLRRRKRVLRRLGFSTPSDIIELKGRVACEISSGDELLLTELIFNGNFNELTPEQSAALLSCFAFQERCKEAPRLKPELSEPLKAMRELASKIAKIMKDSKIEVVEKDYVESFRHELMEVVYEWCKGATFTQICKMTDVYEGSLIRMFKRLEELVKELVDVANTIGNAALKEKMETVLKLIHRDIVSAGSLYL; encoded by the coding sequence TTCTTTCGAACAAGAGGCTTCCAGAGAGGTGGATGCCTCCACTGGTTTGACTAACTCAGCTACTACTcaagttgaagaagatggtaAAGTTAAATTGTCACATCAAGTGCGTCATCAAGTTGCTCTACCTCCAAATTATGATTACACGCCTATTGCAGATCACAAGAGAGTTAATGAAGCACGTACATACCCGTTTACGTTGGATCCTTTCCAAGATACAGCCATATCTTGTATTGACAGAGGTGAATCTGTCTTAGTCTCAGCGCATACATCAGCAGGTAAGACTGTAGTTGCAGAATATGCAATTGCACAATCATTGAGAGAAAAGCAAAGAGTGATTTATACATCTCCTATCAAAGCATTATCAAACCAAAAGTACAGAGAATTATTAGCTGAATTTGGTGATGTTGGGTTGATGACTGGTGATATTACTATAAACCCTGACGCAGGTTGTTTGGTTATGACTACTGAAATTTTAAGGAGTATGCTCTACAGAGGTAGTGAAGTCATGAGAGAAGTTGCATGGGTAGTTTTTGATGAAGTGCATTATATGAGAGACAAAGAACGTGGTGTTGTTTGGGAAGAAactattattttattaccAGATAAGGTCCGTTATGTGTTTTTATCTGCTACCATTCCTAATGCCATGGAATTTGCAGAATGGATTTGTAAGATCCATACTCAACCTTGCCATATTGTGTATACTAATTTCCGTCCAACCCCACTTcaacattatttattccCAGCTCACGGTGATGGTATTTACTTAGTGGTTGATGAAAAGAGTACTTTCAGGGAGGAGAACTTTCAGAAAGCAATGGCTTCTATAAGTACACAAGAAGGTGATGATCCAAATTCGATAAATTCAAGAGGTAAGAAAGGACAGACATTTAAAGGTGGTGCCGCAAAGGGTGATGCCAAGGGAGATATTTATAAGATTGTTAAGATGATctggaagaagaaatacAATCCAGTCATTGTTTTCTCTTTTAGTAAACGTGATTGTGAAGAATTGGCTTTGAAGATGTCCAAATTAGACTTCAATTCTGAGGATGAAAAGGAAGCATTGACTAAGATTTTCAACAATGCTATTGCATTATTACCAGAAACAGATAGAGAATTACCTCAAATTAAACATATACTTCCATTATTAAGAAGAGGTATTGGTATCCATCATTCTGGGTTGCTTCCAATCTTAAAAGAAgtaattgaaattttatttcaagaaGGGTTTTTGAAGGTTTTATTTGCAACAGAAACATTTTCCATTGGTTTGAATATGCCTGCCAAGACCGTTGTTTTTACATCAGTTAGGAAATGGGATGGTCAACAATTCCGTTGGGTTTCTGGTGgtgaatatattcaaatgtCCGGTCGTGCCGGTCGTCGTGGTTTGGATGATCGTGGTATTGTTATCATGATGATTGACGAAAAGATGGAACCACAAGTTGCCAAAGGGATGGTTAAGGGTCAAGCCGATAGATTAGACTCAGCTTTCCACTTAGGTTACAATATGATCTTGAACTTAATGAGAGTAGAAGGTATTTCACCAGAGTTTATGTTGGAGCATTcattttatcaatttcaaaatgtcATATCTGTCCCAATcatggaaaagaaaatagtCGAATTGaataaggaaattgaagatattcaagtagatgatgaggaaaatGTTAAAGATTACTATGAAGTTAGACAAACGTTAGATAattataatgaagatgttCGTCATATTATCACACATCCAGCTAATATTTTAAGTTTCTTACAACCTGGTAGATTGATTGAAGTGTCCGTTGGTAAACAATATTATGGATGGGCAGCAGTTGTTGATTTTgtgaaaagaatgaataAACGTAATCCTTCAGCAGAATTTACTGATCATGAATCATATATTGTTAATGTTGTTGTGAATACCATGTATGTTGATTCACCTCTAAATCTATTGAAACCATTCAATCCGGAATTCCCAGAAGGTATTCGTCCTGCCGAGGATGGAGAACAGGCTGTGTCAGCAATTATTCCTATTACATTAGATTCCATTAGGGCGGTTGGTAATTTAAGATTATTCATGCCAAAAGATGTCAAAGCTGGTAATCAAAAAGAAACTGTTGGCAAATCTTTGAAGGAAGTTGGACGCAGATTTCCAGATGGTGTCCCATTAATTGACCCCATTaagaatatgaaaattGAGGATACCGATTTTTTGaagttaatgaaaaaaattgaagtcCTTGAATCTAAATTATTTGCTAATCCATTGGCGCAATCTGTCAGATTAAGTGAACTTTATGAGAAATATAGCAAGAAGCATGCGTTGATACATGATacaaaacaattgaaacaaaagatAAATGAATCACAGGCTGTTATTCAATTAGATGATTTACGTCGTCGTAAGAGAGTTCTACGTCGTTTAGGATTTTCTACCCCAAgtgatattattgaattgaaaggTAGAGTTGCATGTGAAATATCGAGTGGTGAcgaattattattaactGAGCTAATTTTTAATGGTAACTTCAACGAACTTACACCGGAACAATCTGCTGCGTTGCTTTCTTGTTTTGCATTCCAAGAACGTTGTAAAGAAGCACCAAGATTAAAACCAGAGTTATCGGAACCATTAAAGGCTATGAGAGAACTTGCGTCTAAGATTGccaaaataatgaaagattcTAAAATTGAAGTTGTTGAAAAGGACTACGTCGAAAGTTTTAGACATGAATTAATGGAGGTTGTCTATGAATGGTGTAAAGGTGCCACCTTCACTCAAATTTGTAAGATGACAGATGTTTATGAGGGATCTCTAATTAGAATGTTTAAAAGGTTGGAGGAATTGGTGAAAGAACTGGTCGATGTTGCCAACACTATTGGTAATGCCGCACtaaaggaaaaaatggaaactGTGTTGAAATTAATACATAGAGATATTGTTTCAGCAGGTTCTCTGTATTTATAG